Genomic segment of Oncorhynchus tshawytscha isolate Ot180627B linkage group LG13, Otsh_v2.0, whole genome shotgun sequence:
aaataataatacccccaaaaaagaaagaaatgaagaaatatcagaacaagcAATGTTAGATTCCAGAATATAAAAGTACTGTAATGTATATGATGTGTatacattatggacagtatatgaacaggtgtggacagcagtagttacaGTGCATATAGGATGAGCCTATATAAACAGTatgaaacattattaaagtgaccagtaatAAATTCAACTACACAGCATATCTCCTACTATTCCTACGTCTATTCCTTCATAACCTCTTTATCAATCCACTTAGCCCTCTAACCTCTCTAACCATCCAACAACCCCTCTAACCTTCATTCAACACGCCATCCTtttttcattcatccatccataatTTCCTTTATCCTTCCATGAAGCAACCATCCATAGAACTTAAGTAAACAGACTTATTGCTTTAATGTAGCAAAGCGAAGCAAGCAGTGTCAGCTGAGCTAACATTCAATCAAAGACTGACCATAATTTATTTTAATGGCAGCTTATTCAGTTTGGCCATTCAGCAAACATCATCGCTTCAAACTGCAGCGCGTTTGCCAACCAGCCCCCCTGCCTCCACCTGCTTTGGTTCTGTCCTTCTAGAACCCTACCTATAGCTTGGTTTTGATCATTTAAATTCACTGAGAACTTTCCCCAAGTTTAGCACCCCACGGAGCACAGCCTGAACACCAAGGCCATATCTATTATCATAAACATTTTTATGTTCAGTGAAATATGATGTCAATGGAATACATTAGTTTCCTCCTGACACAAATATATTTCACTCCTTTACCTTCTATTCAGCTTTAAGCAATTTAAACATTTTACACAACTACAAAACATAGTTATAGACTGCTGAAGCAAGCAAACAAATGTTGTACCTTCTTTGGCTTTTCTAGAGGGGCAAATGTGACGAttgagggacagagggatgggaaGAGTGAGAAAAGGGAGTGGCAAAGAAGAcgaagatagagagaaagactgaATACAGGAAGAGAATATTGAACAAGGAACAACAAGGAATTGCACTACTCAGCActatggaagagaggagagaacacaaaTCAACAGGATGAACAGGTACAGAACAGACAAGGACAGTGAGATTATGTAGAGGGAGACAATAGAGGACCAAAAACAAAAGGATACAGCTGCAGGAGAGGAAGTAGGGTTACAGTGTTACTTACGCGCTTTCTCTTATTGCTTCCTCTCCTGCAGCTGAGATCTTTCTGAAGCAGTATACCATCTCTATGTAGAGCCAAGCCTGTAGCCCGATGATGGACACGTACATCATCACCTCAGAGACTATGGAGGCTGTCCCTCTggtggctagagagagagatggcgagagagagggtgggagtcAAAGCACTCAAAAATGCAACCACATAGGCTCTCAGCACTTACAAAGGCCTTAAAAGCTTTAAATTGCATACAAAACATTAGTCTGTATAGTAATACTGAACCTTTAGCCACCACTTTCAGGTGCACAAGCTTGCTGACAACGGTCTGGTATTCGTAGAACTCGTACGTCAGGAGCCGGTGGAAGAAGCAACGGTAGGTGCCCGAGTCATTGAAGGTGACATTGAAGACGTAGATGGACGCATCCTGTATGTCTTGGCTCCTCTTACTGCCGTTCCAGTCCACGCGGTCCTCAAAGCGCTCATCCACAATGTGGGGGCCCTCCTCATTGTAATTATATATCTAATGACACAATGACATCTGGGTTGTTTACCTGGCACTGAAAATCTCTCCGGTTTCACTTCCTAGATCGCCACCCGTATCTGGCAACGTCCAAGTTGATAGACTCAAAAGGATACAACTGTGTTTTGAGAGAGGTTCTTTGAGTAGGAAAGTATACTCAAAGTTCCATAAAGTAGCTGTGATCCTATCTGCCCATCGGCTGTCTCAGTTGCCCTTGTGATCTCTGAGATCTAAAATGGCATCCAGATTAATTCCATTTGAACCGCACTCAAAACTCTGCCATATAATGTAGTTGGGCattgtggtgtgtgcatatgtgcatgCATACCTTTTGTGTGTTGTGCCTTGTGGTTGTGTGCTCAGGGATGGGCTCTGGGCCATGTGGCGTAAGACAGCATTGTCTAGAGGACTACTGCTGGCATACTCTAAACAGACTGCAGACTATAGTGGCAGCATGTTTTGTGTGGGCACCAGAGCAAACAAAACCTTGACCCTAATCCTACAATCTACTGCAGTTTGTAGTAATTTGGAATGCTATAGCAATCATAATCAGTCTCAGATACTCACATGTGCATAGTCAGCTTCCCCTTTGGCCTTGAAATACCAGTCGACCGTGGCAGAAGCCTCCACCTCGGGCCTCATTTTACAGGAGATGCAGCCCAGTTTGAACCCTTTGCCTGCAACGGCCTCAGTGTCCGAGTCCACCTCTGAACAGGCCCCATGGCACAGGTACACTGTTGTTGAGAGGAGAGATGCTATTAGTACTTAATATTTTGATATTAGAAATGGGTAGCTTCACAATTCAACAGTACACAGAAGAATATCCATATATTGAAAGATGTTGTCTATTAATGGTCAACTCCACTAAGGTGGTCAACTCCACTTACCATAGAGGGCACAAAGCAGAGACAGGAGCAGCAGCCGCACAGCAGACATGTCCTTGGGTGTAATGTAGCAATGATAGTACAGATCCTAGGGCTGAGAAGCCTCAAAAGCTATCAAAAAATATCCCAACAGTCTCTTTGAACACTTGAGAGTATGATATTCCTTTGAGATGTTATCCAGAAAGACTTTGTTTGAGCAAAGTAAGAAATGGTAGGGACTGAAGTTGCTTCCTCCGAAATGACCTTAGAAATAACAAAAATAGGAGTCCCAACATCTTCAATAATACAATTGACGTGTGTTAAATTCCTTCAACCAACACTtgatattataataatatatgccatttggcAGATGCtattatccaaagcaacttagtcatGCATGCAAACATTTTACTCACTGGTGTTCccgggaatagaacccacaatctTGGTGTTGCAGGCGCCATGCTCGTTGTGCCATGCTCTTAGTGCCATGCACTTCTCTTTAAATGGAAACAATCTTCTTATCAAAGACTATTGCATTAATGAATTGACATTGTTACTACTGTTCTCATATGCTTTTTCATGCAGGATACATGCAAGTTTAACCATTAATATTGGTTTACAATTCATGTTTTTTAGGAAAACTCTGGCGCTTGATGATTTCAATTCAATAAAGTGCAAATATAAGGCCAATAGGCCAAGGAGAGACTTTCTAGAGAAGaaacataatacacaatacaggCTAAGAGTGCTAATCTAATATACAGTCGGCCTATTTAAAAGCCTCCCTTAAAAAGATGACTGCAGCCAATATACAcggttttttttttcaatttaaatctAGCAAATAAAAGTGCTTCACTTCTTTGGCTTGAATCAACAAGTTAAACATGGGTTACAATGTTTAATGCAACATTGATCTGATTACTGCTGTTACAAAAGAGCCTACACATCCCTAAACTATAGCTATGATTATGGTTCGTTTTTTCTATTGTTCCAGATCTTTGTTGATACAGTGTTTACAAATCTATACCCTGGCCTGGGATTATCAGTTCCCTGAAGTCCTAATATCAAATACACTGAGCTATTATTATCTTTACAGGCTATTTATACCAACTGTAGTCTGATGTTCTATTCGAATAATAGGCCTAC
This window contains:
- the LOC112264941 gene encoding sodium channel subunit beta-1; translation: MSAVRLLLLSLLCALYVYLCHGACSEVDSDTEAVAGKGFKLGCISCKMRPEVEASATVDWYFKAKGEADYAHIYNYNEEGPHIVDERFEDRVDWNGSKRSQDIQDASIYVFNVTFNDSGTYRCFFHRLLTYEFYEYQTVVSKLVHLKVVAKATRGTASIVSEVMMYVSIIGLQAWLYIEMVYCFRKISAAGEEAIRESANAEYLAIASESKDNCAGVQVAE